From the Amycolatopsis thermoflava N1165 genome, one window contains:
- a CDS encoding transposase — protein sequence MSMMVSVGKKKPRRARRVFTPEFKAEIVELCRRGDRTISQVVTDFDLVDSAVRRWIAQAEAEANPQNQAQRDAVSEKAELEALRRENARLQRDVDILKRATAFFARETR from the coding sequence ATGTCCATGATGGTGTCTGTGGGTAAGAAGAAGCCGCGGCGGGCTCGGCGGGTGTTCACGCCGGAGTTCAAGGCCGAGATTGTGGAGTTGTGCCGGCGGGGTGATCGCACGATCTCGCAGGTGGTGACGGATTTCGATCTGGTCGATTCCGCAGTGCGGCGGTGGATCGCGCAGGCCGAGGCCGAGGCCAATCCGCAGAACCAGGCGCAGCGGGATGCGGTGTCGGAGAAGGCGGAGTTGGAGGCGTTGCGGCGGGAGAACGCCCGGTTGCAGCGGGATGTCGACATCTTGAAGCGGGCGACGGCTTTCTTCGCGAGGGAGACCCGGTGA